In Candidatus Kryptoniota bacterium, the sequence CGTGAACCATGTGGACCAGGTTGAGGCTTACATCTCTCGCGCACTCCAGCGTGGTAAGGTCGACGGAATCCTGTTCTTCTCTATGAAACTCCCCGAGAAAGTTATCGGCAGGCTGAAGGAAACTAATCTCCCGATAGTCTTAGTCGACACGGTTTCTCCCGATTTCGATTCCATCTCAGTCGCAAATGCCGAAGGCGCCTATGCGGCAACAACTCACCTGATTGAACTTGGGCATCGAAATGTCGGGATGATCAACGCGCAACTCGTGAGCACACCTGCTGTGGAACGGCTCCAGGGATACAGGCGGGCACTTGAGGGGCACGGAGTGCCCTACTCGGAGAAGCTCATAAAGACAGGCACGAATATCAAGCAAGATGGTTTCAACCGCGACGCGGGCTATGAGGCGATGATCGAGTTCCTTAAGATGGGTCCGGATATGCCAAAGGCCTTTTTCGTTTCTTCGGACATCCAGGCGATGGGCGCGATCACTGCTTTGTCTGAAAACGGAATCAGGGTCCCGGAGGACGTGTCCATAGTCGGGTTCGACGATATCGAACTCGCGAGGCACATAAGGCTGACCACCATGCGTCAGCCAATGTTTCAGATGGGTGTTCTTGCTATCGAGCGACTCGTTGCCAGGATGGCGAGTCCTGATATGGAAATACTTCACACAACATTTTCACCGACGCTTATTGTGAGAGAGAGCTGCGGCGCTCTCAGGAGAAATCAAAACTGAGGTAAAGCATGCGGAAAATTGTTACTCCCT encodes:
- a CDS encoding LacI family DNA-binding transcriptional regulator produces the protein MASKVTIYDIAREASVGIGTVSRVLNNHPSVTPETRKRVRDVAKRLNYQPHTYAQRLARRQSETISAIIPFFTNYFFIEVLQGVQDKISQLGYDLVLYGVNHVDQVEAYISRALQRGKVDGILFFSMKLPEKVIGRLKETNLPIVLVDTVSPDFDSISVANAEGAYAATTHLIELGHRNVGMINAQLVSTPAVERLQGYRRALEGHGVPYSEKLIKTGTNIKQDGFNRDAGYEAMIEFLKMGPDMPKAFFVSSDIQAMGAITALSENGIRVPEDVSIVGFDDIELARHIRLTTMRQPMFQMGVLAIERLVARMASPDMEILHTTFSPTLIVRESCGALRRNQN